Proteins found in one Aethina tumida isolate Nest 87 chromosome 1, icAetTumi1.1, whole genome shotgun sequence genomic segment:
- the LOC109596693 gene encoding protein C10 — translation MSEIPPLSSETAIQILNRTLEELNSPTNTKKLEEARDDVGNEMLKMLQYVFPLVLQVQSEIIKDFGYPEGREGMIKFALAIRELEREDVEVARLHSLVKAYYLPPVSVNAMNEEERTSSN, via the coding sequence ATGTCGGAAATACCCCCGTTATCGAGCGAAACTGCaatacaaattttgaacaGGACACTCGAAGAACTAAATAGTCCGacgaatacaaaaaaattggaGGAGGCGCGCGACGATGTTGGCAACGAGATGCTGAAGATGTTGCAGTATGTATTTCCTCTTGTGTTGCAAGTACAATCGGAAATCATCAAAGACTTCGGGTATCCTGAAGGACGAGAGGGCATGATTAAGTTTGCATTGGCGATCAGGGAATTGGAGAGAGAGGATGTTGAGGTGGCGCGATTGCACAGTCTTGTCAAGGCGTATTATTTACCACCAGTTTCTGTTAATGCCATGAATGAGGAAGAGAGAACTAGTAGCAATTAa
- the LOC109596713 gene encoding cyclin-dependent kinase 2-associated protein 1-like, translating into METVDIQAVESKLSDVTVTAIPMSSKPSVKTEPPQPAPKPVDPSKYVQLLGVIEEMGREVHPTYAGSKSSAERLKRGIVHARILVRECLIETERSARQ; encoded by the coding sequence ATGGAAACAGTTGATATACAAGCAGTGGAATCCAAATTGAGCGACGTAACTGTTACCGCGATTCCGATGTCTTCTAAACCGTCAGTTAAAACAGAACCTCCACAACCCGCTCCAAAACCAGTCGACCCATCTAAATACGTTCAACTTTTGGGTGTTATCGAAGAAATGGGCAGAGAAGTTCATCCGACTTATGCAGGCAGTAAAAGTTCTGCTGAAAGGCTGAAGAGAGGTATTGTTCATGCCAGGATTTTGGTCAGGGAGTGCTTGATTGAAACCGAAAGAAGTGCTAGACAGTAA
- the LOC109596716 gene encoding diphthine methyltransferase: MTEEIPKSNIKTLYKYDTVYCADSVEWCPHEPYQNLFVCANYQLLNSEIKNDLPKERVGRILLFSIGHKQGLKLEQTIETAAILDQKWCHCIVSGLTLLGVVNAKNSIDIYKLNNLTLELFTSFKLHEEVTETLVLSLDWSTGKYSNQEPDIICTTSKGDVIIFKLTDGELVLQQLNHSHDYESWIGAFYYWDPNIFFSGGDDCVFLKYDKRTGTAPIAKNRIHEAGVTSMHSNISKEFIFATGSYDENVRLWDIRSFKNPLSAVKMPGPLWRLKWDIVNQSYLLSACMLGGVHVLNVRTNEKLDICESYYEHGNIAYGADWCYVKSKDIMNCDDENKYVIGSCSFYDHLLCVSEITLKF; encoded by the exons ATGACTGAAGAAATACCAAAAAGTAACATTAAAACTCTTTACAAATATGATACGGTTTATTGTGCGGATTCGGTGGAATGGTGTCCGCACGAACCataccaaaatttatttgtttgtgccAATTATCAATTACTAAACtctgaaataaaaaacg ATTTGCCAAAAGAAAGGGTAGGAAGAATATTACTATTCTCAATAGGACACAAACAAGgattaaaattagaacaaaCTATTGAGACTGCCGCAATTTTGGATCAGAAATGGTGCCACTGTATAGTCTCAGGACTTACCCTTTTGGGGGTTGTTAATGCTAAGAACTCTAtagatatttacaaattaaataacttgacATTGGAACTGTTCACTAGTTTTAAACTCCACGAAGAAGTaacagaaacattggttttaTCTTTGGACTGGTCAACTggcaaatattcaaatcaagAACCTGACATTATTTGTACAACATCAAAAGGtgatgttataatatttaaattaactgatgGAGAATTGGTATTACAACAACTAAATCACTCACATGATTATGAATCTTGGATTGGTGCTTTTTATTATTGGGACCCCAATATCTTTTTTAGTG GTGGAGATGATTgtgtattcttaaaatatgataaaagaaCAGGAACAGCCCCAATAGCTAAAAACAGAATACATGAAGCAGGTGTAACATCTAtgcattcaaatatttcaaaagaatttatatttgccACAGGAAGTTATGATGAAAATGTTAGATTATGGGACATAAGAAGTTTTAAGAATCCTTTAAGTGCTGTTAAAATGCCTGGACCTCTATGGAGGTTAAAATGGGATATTGTGAATCAGTCTTATTTGTTAAGTGCCTGCATGTTGGGAGGAGTACATGTTTTGAACGTTAGAACTAATGAAAAGTTGGATATTTGCGAAAGTTACTACGAACACGGGAATATAGCTTATGGAGCTGATTGGTGTTATGTAAAAAGTAAAGATATTATGAACTGCGATGACGAGAACAAATATGTTATTGGTTCTTGTTCTTTTTATGACCATTTACTTTGTGTTTctgaaattacattaaaattttaa